TTCGTGACGGCTGAAATGGTGAGCAATGCTTATCAGGGTATCGGCAGTGAGTATGAGACACTGCTCAAAGCGTCCGGACGTGAGAACGAAGTATTCAAGAAGCGTGTCGGAAAAGACAGGGTAATGGCAACCACCGTTCACGGGTGGTGGCAAGAAACCATGTGGCAGCGTTCATCAAGTCTTTTTACAGACGGACGGATATGTTCATGCTGGAGATTAAGCCCGACTTCATCAAGGGGTTTGCAGCCTACCTATCAACGAAAGCGGGACTTCACAACGGGACGATATGGGAAAAATGCATGTGGCTGAAAGGCGTTGTCATGTGTGTGCACTTTAACGGACTAATACCGAAAAAAACGTTTGCCCAATTCCACATCAGCCCTAATGTGACGGAACGTGAGTTCCTGACGGAAGATGAACTGAAAACGTTGATGACGCACGAGTTGGGGATGTCCAACTGTTCTATATTCGTGACATTTTTGTTTTCGCCAGCTTCACTGCCCTCTCTTTCGTGGACATCAAGGAACTAACCAATAGCAACATCGTAGAAGTGAATGGTGAGAAGTGGATATTGTCCAAACGGTACAAGACAAAAGTGCCGTTCCAAGTGAAACTGTTGGATACTCCTTTGCAGATTATCGAGCGTTACCGACCCTGTCAGGAAGACAATCTCATATTCCCTAATCTCAACTACTGGTCTATCTGCAAATCTCTGAAAAAGGGGATGAAAGAGTGCGGATAACAAAGGATATTTCATTTCAGTATTAAAACTATTAAACGGGCGTAATTTAATTCGACAGAAAATCCGGCTTCTGACAGCCATTTTTTCACTTCATTCCGAGAGTTTGCAGTTTGACTGCCATAAACAGCAATATTTCAGCATGGGGACATAGTTTGCGGATATTATCCACACTTTGTGCTGTTCCGCTTCCTCCATGTGTACAGAATGGGAGTATCTTTTTCCCGGACAAATCATAACCGGACAGGAAACTTTTTACAGGAGAAGACAGAAGACCACCCCAAATAGGACTACCGATAATCAATGTATCATAATCATCCATATTCTCTACTTTTGTACGCAGAGCTGGAAGAATATGATTGTCTCTTTCATTTTTGAAACGGTCAACCACTTCATTATATTCATCAGAATAGGGTTCTTCCGGTTCAATCTCCACCATGTCGCATCCAATAAGTTCATGGATAATGTTGGCTACAGTTTGCGTATGTCCGCTCCATGAGAAATAGACTATCAATGTTTTCCCCGGCTCTGAGTGAGGCAACGAATCTATCTTATCTTCAACAGCCGGAGTGTTGCTGCACGAAAGGGAAGGTTAAGAGCAGCATTGCCAATAAGCACTTCAGTTTCATAACTATTTTTATTTAGGTTTTGGGGTTATCCTCTGTTAATTTCTATCTGTCCAGCTGTTTCTCATACAGCCACTTCGACAGCAGGTCAGCTACTTCCACATTGTTCAAATCCGACATCGGGAAGTGCGTATTCCCATGCAGACCGACATCGGGCAGATGAATGACCGTCACGTCACCGCCCAGCTTATTGAGCATTTCGGCCCACTTGCGCATGAGATGCAGACGGCGTGTCCATTCGTAAAGTTCCGGATGTTCGTCTGTTTCGGGCAGGTTATCCCCATAGTAAATGATGATGGGAATTTCCATGTATCTCTTGAAAACTGCCATAGGGACTTCTATTCCTTCTGTTTTTTTAGACCGTGTCAAGACTTTGCCTTCTTCGGGAACTTGACCGGTTGGGAAGGGTACACTTCCACCGGGTTCGTATGCTACAATGGCTTTGATGTTCTTCGTTTTGAGCAAAGTAAACCAACCCACCGGACCGCCTTGTGAATGAGTGACAAATATGGCCGGACCGATTTTGTCAAAAAGAGCAGCATAGGCATCGGAATAGACATCGAAGTCCAAAGGTCCGATGGTCGGCGTCATCTGCCGGAAGTACTGGTTTAAGACTTCCCGGTCGCGACTGAACTGTACACCCTCGAAATAATCAGGATAGATTTCCACACGGAAACGGTTGAACCATTCTTCTTCATCGAATACCGGTTCCAGTGTGACAGCTTCCGTACTCCGTCCGGCATTTCCCCGGCGAGGCTGGTCGACAAGATAGGTGGAGAAACCTTTGCGAAGAAATATATTCTGAAACCCTTCGCGTCCGTCAGGAGTGGTCTCCCATGTTTTGGAAAACTGGCCGACACCATGTGCAAAAACAAGCGGATATTTCCGTGCATCAACCGGTTTCTGATAAAATACATAAGCATGGTCGCCGTGGTATTTGTGTCCCAATGAATCGGTCAGTACGGTGCCACCTACGGCAAAACTGCCTTGTTCCTCTATTTGCAGAATATTCCCTTTGTAACAATTACAGCCCGACAGTAAAGCGATGAACGTCATGTAAAATATCTGTTTCTTCATACACGGATTATTTTGGGATTTTAGACTCCTGCAAGGCATCGTAGCGGCTACCCACCACAGGAATGGCAGCTACGGCTGTTTCCAGTTCTTCTATCTCTTCTGCCGTGAAACGGATGTCGCAGGCACGAAGGTTCTCTTCTAGATGAGAGAGTTTGGTGGTGCCCGGAATAGGCACGATAAAAGGCTTCTTGTTCATCAGCCAGGCCAAAGCTATCTGTGCCGGGGTAATGCCTCTTGTACGGCCGAAAGCGTTAAGAACTTCCACAATACGATAGTTGGCGCGTATGGCTTCGGGCTGGAAGCGTGGCAAGGTCTGCCGGTTGTCGTTGGTAACATCAAACTTGGTATATTCATTGATCATACCGCCCAAAAAACCACGGTTCAGCGGACTGTATGGAACGAAACCGATGCCCAAATCCTCGCACAGCTCCAACACTCCGTTCGTCTCTACCATGCGGTGCATCAAGTGATATTCGCTTTGGATTGCCGTAACCGGACATATCTTGTGCGCACGGCGGATGGTATCAACGTTTACTTCACACATGCCCCAATGCAGGATTTTACCTTCCTTGATGAGTTTGCTGCATGTTTCAGCCACCGCTTCAATCGGTGTGTTCGGGTCTATGCGGTGCTGGTAGAACATGCCCAATGTTTCAACTCCGAGATTGCGCAACGAGTTTTCACAAACCCGGCGGATGTTGGCCGGAGTGCTGTCCTCTTCGGTTTTAATCTGCACACCGTTTACAAACTTATGTCCGAACTTCGATGACACAAATACCCGGTCGGTATATCCTTTCAAGGCTTCGCCGACCAATTTTTCATTGATGTGGTAGCCGTAGCTTTCGGCTGTATCGAAAAGGGTCACCCCACGTTCAACAGCTTCATGCACCAGGGCGATTTCTTTTTCCCTGCTCGGGTACTGGCTGCGGTTATGGTTCAAGCCCATACAGCCATATCCCATTGCAGAAACAGTGAATGCCGTATTTCCGTGTCCCAATGTTCGCCGAGTGCGCACCGCCGCCATGCCTGCAGGGATGTTGTTTGCAACTTGTTGTTTCCCCATCCATACCCGTTCTGCTGCCGTTACCTTGTTCAAGGTAGGCCCGACACACATGGCAGCTCCTGTCAATGCCGCCATTTTAAGGAATCTCCGGCGGCTCATATCCTTGTCTTTATCCATATTTGATAGTCTTTAAATTATTTCTGTTGCAAAGTTAACGTGACAGAATTGATAAACTTTTTTTGATATATATCATCTAAGCTGAATGATGTATTATCCTGTATTCCAAGCGATATTTATAGGCAACTATCTTTCAAAATCGTATATATTCAGGCCTAAATCTGGATTATATGTGCGACTTATCCGCTCGCTATAATCTTCCACCACGAACTCCCCTGCACCATTCTGTATTGCGGAAAGTAGATGTCCGGCTAAAGCGGAATAGTCGCTCCTGCCGACGGTTATATGCAAATGAAGATATACCTGCTCATTCATAGATGATATATTCCCTGTAAGGTTGGATATTTCCATTTGCTCCCGGAATGTCTTATCATCATATGCTTTTGTCTTGGGATTGAAGAAACGGAGGGTCAGCTCTCCGATAGCACCAATCCCGTTGATAGAACCCGACAGAATTCCTTTCTCCTTGCAGAAAGCATTCAGGGCTTTCACAATTTCAGTATGATTGTTAATGCTGACAATATACTTGTTGCCAATTTTCTTGTACGAATACATATTCTTTTCGTTTTGTGCGTTTGCCGGAGCAATCAGTACCCCGACAAACAGCAAGATAAACAATAATTTCTTTATAAAATGCCCCATCAGTACACTTATGACTGTCTCTGTTTTGATTAATCTTACCATAATAGATAAAATTATCCCACATCAGTGCTTTCCACTTTTGTTTTTAATCTGCACACCGTTTACGAACGTTACCTTGTTCAAAGTTGGCTCTTCCTTCTTATTTTCCATATTCTTCCATTATATCACGCGGAATTTCCCATAAAACACTGTTTTCTACAGCATCCATCATAAGATGTGTTGGCTCTCGGTTAAAATAGCTGTCAATACACCAGACAACATTTTTTTCACATGCTAAATGTTCTATCACATCCTTATCATGCTTTAGGTAGTGCTGTCTAATAAATCCCTTTTCTATATAAAATAGGCAATTACAGATATCACCTTCATTTAGAATTATATCACCTTTTTGATATTTCTTAGGCTGAATAATATCTGCAAAAAGGCGAATATTCTCCAACTTAAGTTTGCGATTAGGGCATGTTTCAGCTATAATCTGTTTTGCAATGTCAAATTGAATACTCATAGGCTAAAGTTATTTATATCCAACATTTTGTTTCAATTTTGGGTTCAAGTCTATACTTTTTTGTGGAATAGGAAAAACTGTGGTATACCCATTTTTCTCATCAGCCAGTTGGACTCGCTGATCGTATGATTTGTGATAAACTCCAAAACGCACCATATCTTGTCGTCGCCAGCCTTCCCATACTAACTCCAACAAACGCTCTTTCAATATGTTCTCAAGCGTAGCTTCTCGATATGGCATACCAACACGACCTCGGACTTCGTTCAACTCCAACGAGCCATCCTCACCATTACGTACCTTTGCCTCGGACTTCATCAGGAGAGCATCGGCATAGCGGAATAGCACGATGTCGTTATCCGGTTGTCTACCGTCGGAATGTGAGGTCCTATCAACCTCATATTTTGCCATACGAGCACCAGCTGTCTTGACATAGGAGCTTCCCGTAAGATTCAACTTTAGCTCCAATGGGAAATACTCCAACTGCTGTCCATTGTCCATCATTACAGGCTTTCCATCAACCTCTACGATGCCGGCATAGAAGTTCTTTTCAAAGCGAGCATCTACATCATCTGTGCCGTATCCGTTGGCTAAGACTGTTGAGATATTGGCACTGGTACCATTTTCCGATGAGCCACCCAACGCACCGCCATGGTTGTAGTGTCGTGATCGGAAGAGATACCAGAACTGCGCAGCATAGAGGTTCTTATCCAACGGAATGGTGAATATGTTTTCGTTGGAGTTCTCGTTATGCACAGAGAAATTATAGCTATAATCGTCCTCCAACCGATAACCTACCTCGGCAAGTTTATTGCAATATTTGATACAGGTCTGCCAAGCGTTGAGTTTCTCACCATCGACGGTGAAAAATATCTCTTTACCGTTCCGTGGAACGCCATCAGTCCAATTATCATCACAATATATCTCGGCATTAAGAGCCAACTTAGCCAAAAGGAAATTAGCTACAGGTGTTGTTATACGACCATAGTAGTTACCCATCTTATTACTACGCTCATTTGGCAACAACTCGGCAACCTCCTGCAACTCATTCACGATAAAACGGAAAACCTCGCTACGCTCGCTCTGCACAACTTCATCCTGCGGTTGTTCATAGGATGTTACGATGGGCACTCTGCCATACATATCCATAATGTAGTAGTAGAAAAGTGCTCTCAGAGCTCGCACCTCAGCTTCGTAGGCCACTCTCTGCTCCTCAGATAGGTTATGGCTATACTTATCGATGATATGCAGAGATTTGTTCGATAACACAACAACCTTGTAGAGGTATTTCCAAGTATTGTAGAGTGGTAAATCATTAGGACTCCACTTATGCTGATACATATTCGTCCACAAACCTCCATCGTACCAGTCGCCACCACGAATAGGTATCATGGCTTCGTCTGTAGTAAGTGTGTTATAGTCATAAATCCCACGACAGGTCCCCTGTAAACCCTCACTGTCTGCACTGCCACCAATGTAATTGTAGAGCACAGCCACTGCATTAATATATATGTTGTTGGCATTGTTGTAAATGTCTTCTTCATAAAGTTGATCTCTAGGGTCTTCAGTAAGACAAGAGGTCATCATCGTTGCCAAAGCAACCATCAATATGTTTATATATCTTTTCATAACTGTAAGCGGTTAGAATTGAATACTAAGACCTAACGAATAGGTACGATATAAAGGATAGGTGCGTTTGTCGTCAATGCCCAAAGTGTTGCTTACTACATAACTGTTTATCATTGGAGTAAGACCGCTATAGCCTGTGATTGTTGCAAGGTTGCTAATGCCTGCCGAAAGACGCAATGACTTCACAGCCTTGGATTTCATTGGAATATTGTAGCCTATGGTAATATGTTCAATATTTACATAGTCACCTTTTTCCAACCAATAGTCTGAAACATTCTGATCAATAATATTTTTTTCAGGAGCACCCTTCAATACATTGTAGTCAGGGAATATAGACATATTGGTATAAGCCAAGCCCGTGCCATTGAATATCTTATGACCGAAAGCACCATTTATCTGCATGGCAATATCAAAGGACTTGTAACGGAAACTGATGTTTGATCCAATAGTTACCTTGGGGGTTGCCTGACCTGCTATATACCTGTCTCCGCCATCGCTAAAATCAATCTCGCCATCATCATTCAAATCTTCAATATCGTAACTGTAGCCACCAAGTTCATTTTCTTTAAGCCCTTTGCAGTGAGGTAGATAGAATACCCCCAATGGCTGACCTACAATCTGATATACTACATTATTGTCTCCACCGTTCTGACCTGCACCATAAAGCGAGCCAATCGGAGTAATATCTGAAGCTGTCATATGCATACCATTATACTCTCCACTAAGCGAAAGTAACTTATTCTTCTGGTAGGACATATTGAAGTTGATATTCATCTCCATATCCTTTCGTTGAATGGGAACTACCGAGATTCCTAGTTCGACACCCTGGTTAGACATCGAGCCGATATTTGCCATCAGTTTATCGAACGCAAAGGTCGGAACGGGAACATCATACTCATAGAGCATATCCGTTGTCTTTGAGTAATATAATTCCGAGGTAAGCATCAACCGATTATCCCATATACCTAAGTCAAAACCGATATTAAATGTTGAACGAGTCTCCCACTTAAGGTCCGGATTCGTGTTGCGTATACTTCCCATTGTTACGGTAGGTGCACCGTTGATGGATACGATACCATTCTCCTTTACGGTATTAAGTGTTGTATAGGATGTTATACCTCCAAGATTTCCTGACCGACCATATCCGGTTCTTAGTTTCAACATTGTTATAAAGTCAGTATCAGAGAGGAAGCCTTCTTTTTTTACATCCCAACCCAGTGATACTGATGGGAAGAATCCGAAAGTATTGTTATCGCTTACCATTGAAGAGCCATCTCCACGGAGTGCTGCCGCAATAGAATATCTATCCTTGTAACTATATGTGACACTACCCATTATTGAAGCAAGTGACTGGTCTTCATAGCTACTGCTCGTACCACCGAAAGGACGCGATGATGTTGCTCCGATGTTATTATAGGAGAAATCATTTGTTGTTATTCCTTTTGCCTGCACCCATAAACCAGTCCTTACCTGTTTAAGATATTCTGCGCCAACAACAGCATCAAGGTGTGAGTCTCCCCAAGCATTGTTATATGAGAGGGACACATTTGTAAAGTAGTCTTCACCCTTGAACTCTCCACGATAAACATTGCCTTGCGCCCACACCCATGTAGGACAAAATTGAGCATTTCCCGTAGATGAATATGAATAAGAGCCGAAAGCCGACAATATCAAATTGTCAAGGATATTAAATTTCAGCCCCAAATGTGTATTGAAATTCCGTTCTTCGGAGTCATTTTTCTCATAGAGGAGTGCTCCGGGGTGGTTGATGTGTGATGCAGCCGAGTTCTTCACCCAGTTGCCATTAACATCAGTTCCTGCTGGATATGTAGGATTCTGTGCAGCTGCCGAGTAAAACAGCATTCGTGTATCGAAAATGTCGTGTATCTTTGACGAGTAGCCATATACACCAAAATCGCCAACTAAGCGACCATCGAAAGCCTTTTGTGTAGCATCAAGTTTTACCACTAAATTTCGGTAATCGTTAACTTTGACAATTGTATTATGATCCATAAAACCGAACGATGCTCGATAGTTTGAGTTTTCCGAACCACCGCTAAAAGCCAAGTGATGCTGATGTATCAAGCCCGTACGAGTAATTACATCGTGAAAATTGGTGTTGTAGCCACCATTATTGTAATCTAATCCAAGTGCCTCTGCTGTAGCTATATACTCCGGGCCGTTGAGCATTTGCAGATGTTTATACATTGACTCGAATCCGTAGTTGCCATCATATGATATTTC
This sequence is a window from Bacteroides thetaiotaomicron VPI-5482. Protein-coding genes within it:
- a CDS encoding flavodoxin; protein product: MIVYFSWSGHTQTVANIIHELIGCDMVEIEPEEPYSDEYNEVVDRFKNERDNHILPALRTKVENMDDYDTLIIGSPIWGGLLSSPVKSFLSGYDLSGKKILPFCTHGGSGTAQSVDNIRKLCPHAEILLFMAVKLQTLGMK
- a CDS encoding alpha/beta hydrolase, producing the protein MKKQIFYMTFIALLSGCNCYKGNILQIEEQGSFAVGGTVLTDSLGHKYHGDHAYVFYQKPVDARKYPLVFAHGVGQFSKTWETTPDGREGFQNIFLRKGFSTYLVDQPRRGNAGRSTEAVTLEPVFDEEEWFNRFRVEIYPDYFEGVQFSRDREVLNQYFRQMTPTIGPLDFDVYSDAYAALFDKIGPAIFVTHSQGGPVGWFTLLKTKNIKAIVAYEPGGSVPFPTGQVPEEGKVLTRSKKTEGIEVPMAVFKRYMEIPIIIYYGDNLPETDEHPELYEWTRRLHLMRKWAEMLNKLGGDVTVIHLPDVGLHGNTHFPMSDLNNVEVADLLSKWLYEKQLDR
- a CDS encoding aldo/keto reductase; this encodes MDKDKDMSRRRFLKMAALTGAAMCVGPTLNKVTAAERVWMGKQQVANNIPAGMAAVRTRRTLGHGNTAFTVSAMGYGCMGLNHNRSQYPSREKEIALVHEAVERGVTLFDTAESYGYHINEKLVGEALKGYTDRVFVSSKFGHKFVNGVQIKTEEDSTPANIRRVCENSLRNLGVETLGMFYQHRIDPNTPIEAVAETCSKLIKEGKILHWGMCEVNVDTIRRAHKICPVTAIQSEYHLMHRMVETNGVLELCEDLGIGFVPYSPLNRGFLGGMINEYTKFDVTNDNRQTLPRFQPEAIRANYRIVEVLNAFGRTRGITPAQIALAWLMNKKPFIVPIPGTTKLSHLEENLRACDIRFTAEEIEELETAVAAIPVVGSRYDALQESKIPK
- a CDS encoding PPC domain-containing DNA-binding protein, producing MVRLIKTETVISVLMGHFIKKLLFILLFVGVLIAPANAQNEKNMYSYKKIGNKYIVSINNHTEIVKALNAFCKEKGILSGSINGIGAIGELTLRFFNPKTKAYDDKTFREQMEISNLTGNISSMNEQVYLHLHITVGRSDYSALAGHLLSAIQNGAGEFVVEDYSERISRTYNPDLGLNIYDFER
- a CDS encoding Crp/Fnr family transcriptional regulator, which produces MSIQFDIAKQIIAETCPNRKLKLENIRLFADIIQPKKYQKGDIILNEGDICNCLFYIEKGFIRQHYLKHDKDVIEHLACEKNVVWCIDSYFNREPTHLMMDAVENSVLWEIPRDIMEEYGK
- a CDS encoding RagB/SusD family nutrient uptake outer membrane protein encodes the protein MKRYINILMVALATMMTSCLTEDPRDQLYEEDIYNNANNIYINAVAVLYNYIGGSADSEGLQGTCRGIYDYNTLTTDEAMIPIRGGDWYDGGLWTNMYQHKWSPNDLPLYNTWKYLYKVVVLSNKSLHIIDKYSHNLSEEQRVAYEAEVRALRALFYYYIMDMYGRVPIVTSYEQPQDEVVQSERSEVFRFIVNELQEVAELLPNERSNKMGNYYGRITTPVANFLLAKLALNAEIYCDDNWTDGVPRNGKEIFFTVDGEKLNAWQTCIKYCNKLAEVGYRLEDDYSYNFSVHNENSNENIFTIPLDKNLYAAQFWYLFRSRHYNHGGALGGSSENGTSANISTVLANGYGTDDVDARFEKNFYAGIVEVDGKPVMMDNGQQLEYFPLELKLNLTGSSYVKTAGARMAKYEVDRTSHSDGRQPDNDIVLFRYADALLMKSEAKVRNGEDGSLELNEVRGRVGMPYREATLENILKERLLELVWEGWRRQDMVRFGVYHKSYDQRVQLADEKNGYTTVFPIPQKSIDLNPKLKQNVGYK
- a CDS encoding SusC/RagA family TonB-linked outer membrane protein — protein: MGRVSLCLVIMFFICSAQKIDAQVQNIREKQDTISATKSLEHIRPENIKKGPLNNALDVLSGQSAGVNVTTNGTDRLAMLNSIRVRGTTSIMGGNDPLVIIDGVTSDIATLSTIYPADIESFTILKNATETAMYGSRGASGVIEIKTKKGTGRGFEISYDGNYGFESMYKHLQMLNGPEYIATAEALGLDYNNGGYNTNFHDVITRTGLIHQHHLAFSGGSENSNYRASFGFMDHNTIVKVNDYRNLVVKLDATQKAFDGRLVGDFGVYGYSSKIHDIFDTRMLFYSAAAQNPTYPAGTDVNGNWVKNSAASHINHPGALLYEKNDSEERNFNTHLGLKFNILDNLILSAFGSYSYSSTGNAQFCPTWVWAQGNVYRGEFKGEDYFTNVSLSYNNAWGDSHLDAVVGAEYLKQVRTGLWVQAKGITTNDFSYNNIGATSSRPFGGTSSSYEDQSLASIMGSVTYSYKDRYSIAAALRGDGSSMVSDNNTFGFFPSVSLGWDVKKEGFLSDTDFITMLKLRTGYGRSGNLGGITSYTTLNTVKENGIVSINGAPTVTMGSIRNTNPDLKWETRSTFNIGFDLGIWDNRLMLTSELYYSKTTDMLYEYDVPVPTFAFDKLMANIGSMSNQGVELGISVVPIQRKDMEMNINFNMSYQKNKLLSLSGEYNGMHMTASDITPIGSLYGAGQNGGDNNVVYQIVGQPLGVFYLPHCKGLKENELGGYSYDIEDLNDDGEIDFSDGGDRYIAGQATPKVTIGSNISFRYKSFDIAMQINGAFGHKIFNGTGLAYTNMSIFPDYNVLKGAPEKNIIDQNVSDYWLEKGDYVNIEHITIGYNIPMKSKAVKSLRLSAGISNLATITGYSGLTPMINSYVVSNTLGIDDKRTYPLYRTYSLGLSIQF